CTGTAGGGGTGTCTGGACTCGTGCTGGCTGCAGTTCATAAGGGGAAGTACCCTGCGGCCCAAAGGCAGCCTCATGAAATAGCTGAGAGGCTGGAATCTCATATAGAGTTAAAATAAAGGTGGGCTCCTCCTCAGACTGTTTATctttgacaagaaaaaaaaaaacgttaaaataaataattttattcagcaaggatgcattaaatggccAGTAAATATGTTTATGATGTTAAATTCTTTTGTCCTTTTTAAattcataagaaatgtttctagagcaccaAATCAAGATATTAGAATtcttatatttcacaatattacagtttttgttgaataaataaatgcaatcatGCATTCATGTCACCATTACCAACTGCACCAGTATCCACTCCAGCTGAATCTGAAATTTCTGATTTTGCACTTTGATTTGGAGGAGCACTGCATTCCTGCCAGAAAACATTAGTTCAAAGGTGTTCATTTCCTTCAGCAAACAGAGAACACACAAGGTGTAATGTTTGTCAGGACTCCTGACCTCAGAAGCTTCTGATGGCTCTTTTCTGCAGTCTTGCTTTTCAGAAACCTGCTGGCCTGGTATTTGGACGTCTTCAGCTGCACACTTGCTAGACTGCATCCTAAAGCAACATTTAAACAGCATACTATCAGTCATTTAATAAGATTATATAAATTCCTCATATCATTATTAATTAAAGCAGCATACTATGTACGTACGAGTCCATATCACACAGGTTGCTCGCATGTTCCTTGAGAGGATCAGAAAAAGATGAAACCAGACTGAGTGCTTCAAAAGGTGCTGATGAAGCATCACTGAGAACGGAGTCTACAAGAAACCAATCAAATGAACAGACTCAATCATTTGTGTGTACACATAAAGGATGGTTCCTAGTCAGTTTTATGTTTTAACTTGGAGTGGCCTAAATATTTCtactaagaaaataaaattagatCAAACTAATTAAATACAACAGTAAATACAACTTGAGTCTAAAACTCACCATTTGAAAGTGTGTTTCTTTTATCAGTTTCATCCACAAGAACTTTTGTGGCTAAAGTTTGTGTTGAGCTAAGTAATGGGACAGGAGACAGAAGATCCTCATCCAGTGTACGGTCCGGTAAATCCACCTCAGATGACAAAAGCTCATCTTCTCTGGAGAAGTTCTCCAAGTCACGATCCAAATTATTGTTCTGGGCTTGAGCAGGACTCTGAGGTTCTGACTTTTCAGCAGGACCTAAATGAAGATGTCCAGTCTCAATCATTGGTGGTAACACCAGTGACCCTTAAAGCGATATTATCAATCTGAACATGAATCCAACCTTCTTTAGGCTCTGAGGTCTGCTGAGGGCTGATCATGTCTGGGGATGTCCCTTCTAGGTTGGGTGTTTGCTTAACAAGCTGACTGTGTCTGTCTGGGGCAAGATCATCTTGAGTTTTAACTGAGGAACCATCCGCAGAACAGCTGCAAAGATGCAAAGTAACATAGTTAAAAACATTCAAGACAATCTCAGCCATCTACTGATACATCTGCCAGTGCACACCTGACTGGAATAATCCTCTTCAGTTCCGTCTGAGATTCCTCAATCATGGCGTCTGTGACTTCAGACTCAACAGGATCTGAATCTTCTTCCTCCTGATCGGTAATTAGATCTTCATTCTCAGACCCATCAAATTCTCCTCTTCTTTCAGGCACATCTGTAAAAGTCACAGATGTTTTAAAAACGTCTTGGGATCTGCTGCAAACCAAGTTAAGCACTTAATTATGGGTTTTGGTGTCTGAAAAGTCTTCTGTTGCACTTTCATCTGATTGTGTGGTGTCAAGAACCTGGGGCATCTCAAGGATGGGTAAAATCTTATTCGCTCCCGAAGGACTTCCTTATTTAGATAAGTGGTACAGAGACAAAGTACATTAAATTGAGTTGAAAGGAAAAAGACATAGAAGAAGAAACATAAAAGGAAAGAagaaagatgaaatgaaaaagaCAACTAAATAACAGAAGCAATATTGCTTTTAATCTTACCAACTGATGTTAAGGAAGGAAGTTCATCTACAGTGGTTTCTGGTTCATCATCCTGGACCTCCAAAAAGGCATTAAAGAGAAAATTCACTGCAAGTCAAATATTTGGTATGTTTGGCTTTTCTGTCACATGATCAGAACAAACACCGAAGTGACTGCTGTCACAAATTCTCTCACCTGAACGTCCTGAGGGCAGCTCTCTTCTGGAGTGACACTACATGCGCTCTCTTCCTCAGGACGGTCCATGTGCTCTTCTTCAAGGCATTCATTTGGGGTGTTCTTCACCTGGACTTCCCCAGGACTGCTACACTGCAGCTGCACCGAGTCACGTATGAAAGACGGAGTATCTGGATTTAGAAAGAACACGTGTCCTCATTCACAGGCCACTGGACAGTCTTCTTAGCTCATGGTTTATATACATCTGAAGCTCACTTTCACTAAAATCTGTCATCTGTACATTCGGAGGTCTACGGATGGACTGTGCTGCATGGCTCAGACTGGGTTTGGCCTTGGAAAACCACCTCCTTTTTTCGCCAGTGCTTTGTTGGGCAGATATGAAGGTGGTGCTGGTTTCCTTCACTTCTTGAGAGACCCTCTCTTCTAGAGTACCACCAGAAGAGCCCTGTTCCTCAAGACCATCCCTATGCTCTCCCGACTGCAGATCACATCAATAGTCACTGTTAACTGATTACTAGTCGAGTAACGTACAAATAATAACAGATGGCACACACAGAATAAAGCCCCCCAGTACTGACGTGAAGGGCTGTGTCCTGCTGACTCTCAGAGGCTGTGGATTCCTCTGCAGTGGGCTGTGCTTGACTCCTGAGGTAGTGCTTCACTTCGTCATGAGACACCAACACAACTGCTCTTTTCAGGAATGTCTGACCTTGAGGGGATATTAAAAGAAGCATTACACCCATTTTCAACTGTTGAGGTGTGTTGCACCTGAACAACAGCGGTTGGCTGAAGATCAGTGTTTGAGGTTAGATAAAGAGCCGAGAATACTCTTGGTAATGTCATCCACATTACCATTCaaatttttatacttttacttGGCAAGAATGGATTAAATATAtcaattcaataattaaaaatgtttctatttccaataaatgctgttcttttgaactttataatcATCAAAGGatcatgaaaaattatatatacatacacacacacacatacacacatacatatgcatatatacacacacaaacaggtgcTGGtcttataattagaatatcatcaaaaagtttatttatttcactaattccactCAAAAAGTGAAGCTTGGTATATTATATTCATCACACAgactaatatatttcaaatgtttattaattttgatgattatatctgacaactaaggaaaatccgaaattcaatatctcagaaaattagaatataaattaagaccaatacaaagaaattattttttgaaatcttggccaacttaaaagtataaaaatgaaaagtatgagcatgtacagcactcaatacttagttggggctccttttgcctgaattactgcagcaatgcggcgtggtgtggagtcgatcagtctgtggcactgctcaggtgttatgagagcacagcttgctctgatagtggccttcagctcttctgacACCTAAGTGCTTATTTGTCTAACTGGTCTTACTATGATGAAAAAGTTATAAAAACATTGATATGAATGCAGACTTACCATTAACTTCAGATGAAGTCAAAAACTCTAAATGATGTAAATTTAAaccctaaaaagaaaaaaatgcaattggTGTATTCAATAAAATGAGCAGTTTAGTCTTTCTATTGGTCTGTTTACATTCAAACTCTAAACATAACCGTAAATGTGACATAAGACATCAAAATACTGTACTTTCAATAAAGTACAATGCACTACGTGATCAGAGATCCATACATTTAAAGATCACAGCTTTAAAAATGATGCCCTAAAGTTTCATAGTATTATGCTCAACATCTCTATATTGTAGTGATTACTGGCACTCTGTTATGTTAATGCAGGCTGAAACAGATCCACATCACAGCAAAAAGAATTCCCAGCctcgctctctctttttttaattattattattattgtggaaatGTTGAGGAGATGCAATTCGAGCTTTTTGTTTTACCTCCTCCATACGCTGATCATCCTCTTCAGAGTCTTGCATGCCCACTTGATCCACCACGGCAGTGCTGCTCATGTCCTGTGGTGAAGGATCTGGCCCAGTATGACACAGGTCTCTCTCATCCCCTTCTGAAGTGGTCAGATTGTGCTCGTTCTCTTCCGCTGTTGTCCGCTGCCCAGGAGAACATTTGAACAAGCTTTGTGAAATCGCCTCCTTAGTTGTGCTCTCTGGAATGAGCTTCTCCCTGACACATTAGAAGGCAAACTGATGAAGATTTGTAATAAGAGGACTACTGAAAGAAAATCCCATACACCCTGATCTTGGGAAGATAATTTAGCATACCCCTGATCCCCTTTAACACCAGGACCTGCTGTCGAGTCTTCACTACCATCACCTGAAGCAGTCAGATTGCGCTTGACCTTTTCTGCTCTCATCTGGCGTCCGGGAGAATGCCGCGGGCTCTGGGAGGACTGTGGTTGGTCTTGGATTTCAGATGAGTTGTGTGAATCTTTTAGCCTGTGATGTAATGTAATACAGTTTATAACagctaaaatatgtttttttttcttttttcaaaagatCCCCGTGTAGTGCTGTAAAGTGCTGAAAGAATGAATCATAACTGACCTTGGAGGAGTTCTCTCCAGAACTACAGGCTGATTCTGGAGCTGATCCTCAGGAAGACAGATCCTCAactagaagaataaaaaaaaaagtttcaggaTTATCCCTATCAATAGCCATTCAAGTTAATAATACTAGTGAAATGAACTTGTGAATGTGAGTTTGTTAATggcaaaatttgttttaaaaacaatggTTTGCTTGGTAGATGTAAAAGCAGTATGATACTGTTCTCTGCACATAAAGTTTCCATGCGGTACATAAATTAAtgccaaaaaaagacaaaaaaaaagaaagaaagaaaaagagatatTTCATCCAAACGTTGTCATCCTAAACCTGTtgactttcttctgaggaacaaaaaaagatattctgaGAAATTTCTCAACGAACGTCAAAAGATATTCATATAGGCTtaataataatagtcagtaaataatgacaattttcatttctggatgaactatctctttaaagcaTCATTTCATCTtgggtgtttatttatatactgtggtaaacaaaccaaaaagagACTAGGCAGGTGTGGATTCAAACTCAGATGTGTGACCCTGAagcacaaaaccaatcttaagtcactggggtatatttgtagaaatagctaaaaatatattgtatgggtcacagttatagatttttcttttatgccaaaaatcattaggatattaagtaaagatcatgttctgtgaagatattttgtacatttcctaccgtgaatatatgacaacttttttttttttagtaatatgcattgctaagaactttatttggacaattttaaaggcgattttttcaatattttgatttctttgcaccctcagattccagattttcaaatagttgaatctcagccaaatattatcctatcctaataaaccatacataaatggaaagcaTATACAATCAGCTTTCATGCTATGCATAAGTCTCAATTtggaaaaattgacacttaagaccggttttgtggtccagggtcaaatatcTGAAAGCATACCTCATTCTCTGCTTCTCTGCAGCTCTCATCTTGACATTCTTCTACTGTATCCTCAATCTCTACTGCTTTTGGCTCAGAACATATTTTGACTTTCCTTTTTACCAAATTGGGCCTTTTTGAACGTTTCAAAGAGCTCCGTGAAATCTCCTCTTCAGCTGCACAGCTCTTCTCCCTGACACACGAGGCAGTTGAAGATTTACAATTAGAGTACTGTTGAAAGAAAATCCCTAACCTTGGGAAGATGATTTTACATACCCTTGATCCTCTTCAGCACCAGGGGCCGTTGACGAGACTTCACTACCATCAGCACCCAGCTCAGATCCAGTACACTCTGCGGGAAAACAGACAAATGAgacgacttaaaaaaaaaaagcaaacatcaATTTTGAGTgagcactttaaaatgtatttaaaaaaaatcctcaacCTTCCTGTGATGTTTTGCTCTTTTTAGTCTTCCGTTCTCTTTTTGTAGGTTCCTTCTCTTCCTTCTCACACTTTTTGGAGCGTCTCCGTTTTTTAGTTGGGACGGCAGACGCCTCATTGTGCTCCTCATTCACCGCACCACTTTCTCCATCAGTCGGTTCTTCATTCCGTACTGTTAAGATTacaaaaagcatattttaaacaTGCACACTGCGGTTCAAAGGTTTAGAGCGGGtaagattttctattttaaaagtaCTCAAATTCAGCAAAGACTCACAAGGGATAGTAGAGACATTTCTAATGGTacgaaagatttctatttcaaataaatgctgatctgttGAACTTTCAGCTCATCAACGAATCCCGAAAAAACTCatggtttttacaaaaaaaaaataataataaaaaaaaaaaattatatatatatatatatatatatatatatatatatatatatatatatatatatatatatatatatatatatatatatatatcaggaaaTGCTTTCAACATGTGACTAGATTATACAGATTAGATCtttgtctgctgaaaattcaactttgatatcacaggaacaaattacgtTTCAAATTGTAACAGTAGTGTATATCTCTCATCTTTAACATGAGCTTGGTAATGTCAGCGTATCAACAGAAACCTTCAAGTgtctttttgttcttctttttcttcggTTTTTCTTCTATATTCAGTTCTTTCCCTTCCTGGTCACCCTTTTTTGTTTGCTTGCGTGTCTTTTTTGATACGGGCATACATGACTGATCTTCATCGTCTGCGTTTACAAAGTCTTCCTCCGTCAAGTCCTTCTCCCCAGACACAAGCTCACGATCTTCAGCTTCCATTAAGCGTTTGGCTGAAATAATAAACAGATATGATCTTCATTCAGCTGCTGACTAATACaggaaattattatattcagacaTTGTGTGGGTTCTGGACCATAATGCACTACAAACAACAGACGGAATGGACCAATCTGAATTACAAAAATGAGTAATCGCATAAAAATTGTCAGAAAACCTTTTTTCGGTGTCTTGTTTTTCTTGCTGGCCTTGCATGTTTTCGGCTCGGTGTCTTTAGTGCGTTTACGCTTCTTGCTTGTGCTTAATGACACATTCATATTACTGCTGTCCTCATTCTCCTTTTCTAAATCAAAACAGACATCGTCCACACTGCACAGTTcagcatcatcttcatcatcattaaCGGAGCCTTTGTCCTTGACCCGTTTCACTTTTTTACCATCTGTGTGAGTGAgagtaaaaaatttattaaacaaCAGTGACACAAACAGAGGGTTCTTGAGATCTGAGACTGCCACTCTTGAGCACATTACCTTTGCCTTTCTTTGCTTTACTGGATTTTACAACCAGTTTTATGGATCTGCCTTTCTCTTTGTCTTTAGCCAAGACCCTCTTCAGCAGGAAACTGAAAAACTCGCTGTCATATGGTCGCTTATTTCCTAAACATCCAAAATGTCAGAGCAAGGACTGTACAGtagatttttaaaaacatgataaacagacagacagatggataaatggcaaaacttgaaaaaaatactTACTGAATGCTTTATCCACCCGCCATGCATTCGCTCTCTCCTCCCTCTTAAATTTATTCTATCATAAAAAGAAAGAGCAAAGCACACAAACAGATAAAGCCTAAGACTGAATGTGAACCAAACTTAAAGGAATACATTTATACTCCGGGTCAGTCAGTGACAGTGAATGTTGTACCTTAATTTCTGCTCTGCTACGGTGAGTCAACAGCTGAGCCATCATGGAGAAGTCTGTTCCCACCATACTGATGGCCAAATAGAACATATCCGTCTCTGAAACACACACGCACTCAAATTTCAAGATGCTTTTAACATGTTTCTTCACCTAACTGAGAAGGAATGAACCGCTTGACAGGAGCGCAAACATCAGATCTCATGTCTCTACACAATCATAAACCAGCAGATGTCGCATTTAGCACACGTACCTCTGACAGACCAACTTTTCACATAGGATTTCTTCCTGAAACTTGTGTATGTTGTAGTAGAGCCTCGCTCAAACAGGGGATTTCCATTCTCAACGACTGTATCAGACGTCCTCTGAACACGCACTGTCAGACTGAACACGACACGCCAATCAGTCAGCAATTCATGATTATGCATTATATAAGATGAAATAAACTGTTACATCTTTACATCTGTAACCCTGCAGATGCATCGCCTCACAAATCGTTAACCagatatatatagacaaaaacaatataattattaacattttaaatacagttggtGTAAGAAACTATAGTTTGGCTGGACtaataaagttaattaataaGGTTAAGGTTTGGAAGCACATCTGAGAAGCAGAAGGGGAAAATCAAGGCAAGCAATTTCACTTTCAACAAACTagactaaataaatcaataaatctgcTGCATGCTGAAGTGAAAGTTTCCATTTTTAGGAACTGAATTTTACAGATTCTTTCAGGCCACCATACCTTTCTTCATCTAAAATCAGTGAGCCATCTTCTGCCACCCTGACTTTGGGAACAAGCAgctcctcctcatcatcctcatcttcatcctcatccacTTCTGCCATAGTTTTCTGCACCCTGAGACACAAAAACAATGCCATTATCTCGAAAGACATGACTCTGAACAACATGcaatcaaactaaaaaaaattctattctGCAGGATAAATTCCAGTCCTGAATGTCAAGTTAATTTTACACTTGTCAGAAACAGTGTACGTACTcagaaatatgaaaattattaaccCCAAGTATAATCgtgtgtataaataataatacaggtTTTATTTCACTTACGCGGGAGTCGGTGGAGCAGCGGTCGGTGTTTGAGTCTCCTCTGTGGAAAGGGAGGACCTTTGGAGATGTCAAAAATCATGGGATGTGTGATATGATAACACTTTCCAATAGGATTACATTTGTCAACATTAGTTCACGAAATTAGTAAGCATGAACTAATTTAATTAGCTTACTTCATAGGGTTTGTGTCAGGCAGGTAATAAATGAAGTCAGCTAAGGTCATTTTGTCATGATCTGCCTCAAAGTCATGCTCACATTTAGGTCGTCTACTCTTCTTCTCCTTTGAGTTGCCAAAAACAAagaaagtttatatttattaatttatattctgACTTTGCTTTTTGATAGATTTCTT
The sequence above is drawn from the Carassius auratus strain Wakin chromosome 5, ASM336829v1, whole genome shotgun sequence genome and encodes:
- the LOC113078783 gene encoding transcription factor TFIIIB component B'' homolog isoform X3, producing MRRARISIKPNVRPGGRSVAPAAEDRSSQGSTAVGDTQQKLSPSPQPQLDVKESAVATGDGNVPGSPSEKASLNINDGAPSSVSTPATTALQRRSRVSATPNLARPKVRSAAPPSTGKTASLPSETSKASSSFQEAKSFPQSPIPVGISRDHSQNSTFSNATTAANYTPSSPCLPSTSGCLLSTLSTASQQKPCQTPQKKLPNEVSGPQTGDSAVSCTLSPYVKLSHVDGPDSPLRNTISSDKQRVLRALKLKELMKLEKKKERMEKKSRRPKCEHDFEADHDKMTLADFIYYLPDTNPMKSSLSTEETQTPTAAPPTPAVQKTMAEVDEDEDEDDEEELLVPKVRVAEDGSLILDEESLTVRVQRTSDTVVENGNPLFERGSTTTYTSFRKKSYVKSWSVRETDMFYLAISMVGTDFSMMAQLLTHRSRAEIKNKFKREERANAWRVDKAFRNKRPYDSEFFSFLLKRVLAKDKEKGRSIKLVVKSSKAKKGKDGKKVKRVKDKGSVNDDEDDAELCSVDDVCFDLEKENEDSSNMNVSLSTSKKRKRTKDTEPKTCKASKKNKTPKKAKRLMEAEDRELVSGEKDLTEEDFVNADDEDQSCMPVSKKTRKQTKKGDQEGKELNIEEKPKKKKNKKTLEVRNEEPTDGESGAVNEEHNEASAVPTKKRRRSKKCEKEEKEPTKRERKTKKSKTSQEECTGSELGADGSEVSSTAPGAEEDQGEKSCAAEEEISRSSLKRSKRPNLVKRKVKICSEPKAVEIEDTVEECQDESCREAENELRICLPEDQLQNQPVVLERTPPRLKDSHNSSEIQDQPQSSQSPRHSPGRQMRAEKVKRNLTASGDGSEDSTAGPGVKGDQGEKLIPESTTKEAISQSLFKCSPGQRTTAEENEHNLTTSEGDERDLCHTGPDPSPQDMSSTAVVDQVGMQDSEEDDQRMEEGLNLHHLEFLTSSEVNGQTFLKRAVVLVSHDEVKHYLRSQAQPTAEESTASESQQDTALHVGEHRDGLEEQGSSGGTLEERVSQEVKETSTTFISAQQSTGEKRRWFSKAKPSLSHAAQSIRRPPNVQMTDFSENTPSFIRDSVQLQCSSPGEVQVKNTPNECLEEEHMDRPEEESACSVTPEESCPQDVQVQDDEPETTVDELPSLTSVDVPERRGEFDGSENEDLITDQEEEDSDPVESEVTDAMIEESQTELKRIIPVSCSADGSSVKTQDDLAPDRHSQLVKQTPNLEGTSPDMISPQQTSEPKEGPAEKSEPQSPAQAQNNNLDRDLENFSREDELLSSEVDLPDRTLDEDLLSPVPLLSSTQTLATKVLVDETDKRNTLSNDSVLSDASSAPFEALSLVSSFSDPLKEHASNLCDMDSMQSSKCAAEDVQIPGQQVSEKQDCRKEPSEASEECSAPPNQSAKSEISDSAGVDTGAVGNDKQSEEEPTFILTLYEIPASQLFHEAAFGPQGTSPYELQPARVQTPLQLSSSSHFHSDTLEASSASLHMASEDPCKRSLHKLVNDSMDPLLKDAVDGARTQLIPSQPTDVPKLDEILTESPKTKAPTQRRCKIKVKPNLKPGVTAGPSKPSQYLPPAQATTQTEIESDQKTSAQDVHSSPEDSERRAHPGPDAVISTAIVPVFEDIRDESQEKWQSPLRTDEDSVVDPPMHSAFRKESEGNTEAGYKGVSHMRLADVESPNDCELRKPEDFSICLPESEEALPAVSDQKETMADIAKKPETSCVTSSASQEKTVPFRRAKLQVEPKIPKTTSTKDDFPRQEQSHFAYNDPATAPIISPAPLIKEESIKVEQGSDQEDFSDIPKEVFDREPAAIASSSQLQQIIPYSTACTVLQPEELKIEDGLEDAADVVLCDILVPVSAEMEDGDHTASGSSVQSLQMGEESQQAVAAAADQEAVSHMLLTDILIPVCEEMEDDLSKKRTITGKRSPLEAERSQVGYLKGILGERGSRCHTPVMCRVTILKQRTISITQEKNTHCGKRQVIGRDDICQKEDWRFPYECQTITNRSFINLNVRVNTKS